Part of the Mytilus galloprovincialis chromosome 14, xbMytGall1.hap1.1, whole genome shotgun sequence genome is shown below.
GCACTACATAGAATATGTTATAATTGGTTATATGGTGAATCACAACAGAATAGcagacaattttttttgtttcaatgcaattttataatttttactgGAATATCTTGAAAACagccttatttttttaaaatccgtcattaatattttaattgataaGTGATCGTTAACATCTGTTCTAacagattttcatattttcatgcaAAATATCATTATTCAGAAGAAAGAGTATGCACAAATGCTGACATACTGTAAAATTCGAAAGTGTGCAACCTTGACCTTTCATCatgatttgacggaaattgcaaCGTACGAATATTTGACGACCGGGCACAAAAGATAGTACAGATGATATATACTTTCGAATGGTATATGATTTAGCCGTACGTTAGGTGTGtgcattgaaaataaaattttatggtTAATGTCACTCGTCTATTTGTCTTGTCCGATTTTGTTggtcatttattttataataaatttcatagttaaagttgcagattttttttattgtgttttgttgATCTGTTTATTCAGGGGGGAATAGGATTTACAGAATAAGGAATATTGCGAATAATAATaatgcagataaaaaaaaatgaagaatagtTAATGATGGGCTGTGTGgatatagagaaaaaaaaagaataatgggcaaaaagaaACAACACAGAAAAAATGGCAAATCAAAATGTCCCCAGAAAATTTATTAgtaagaaataaatgaaatacgcTATTCTTCAGATtcacttttattttcattacaattTGAAGCCACTAAATGTTGACCACTTATCGCCATACAttatcaaccctcccctataaACTCTGATAGACACTTTgttatttttcttcatttgtaAAACAGCACTCTGGCTAGATGGCATGTGTGTAGATATCCCTAAAGCTCCAGCATGATTTCTTGCTACAACTGTGTCATTCAGTAATAATTGTGTGTAGAAAGATTTGCCAGGAGGAGTAAGAACTGTCCATGTAAAGTAGTAGAGTCCTTCTACGGGGGCAGTGAACATACCAGTTGATTTATCATACCCTCCTCCGAGGTTGGTAGAAACAGTGTCGTACATAACGACAGAACCATCATCAATTTTCTGCAAAGTTCCAGAATTAGATACCAGAAAACCAACCTTTCCTGAACctaattaaaaaaagtaatcgGTATCATATATTCATTCCGGCATAGAATAATCACAATTCACGCCTGTTAAATTATTAAATGCAGAAATAAATACtaattttatgttttctggtctgtgcgtccgttcgtttttcgtccgtccgtccttccaaGGTTGTACCGTTCGTcggtctgtcccgcttcaggttaaaaatttgtggtcgaggtagtttttgatgaagttgaagtccaatcaacttgaattttcttgtgatatgatcttttaaattttaatgccaaattagtgatTTTCCCGCATTTGCACggaccactgaacatagaaaatgatagtgcactgcggatagggcatccgtgtactggggacacattcttgttatttttaactttttatataccGGGTAATAATTTGCCTGATAGCCAGTAGTTTCATCTCCGCTAAATACATGTGCATGATGTGGGTTGGAATATTAATACATAACTTCGAGGCAATACAAAATATAGAGGTCAGCAACAAATATGTCAATCTCGACCCCTCTAGAAAAGCTGTGATTTAATATAACGGAGACTATTAGCAAAGTAGCACTTTTGTATATAACCGCACCGAAATCCTCCCTTTCCGTTTTCAAGTGTAAGAATGTAATACTAGTCTTGTTATATTTTAACTTACTCGGGGTTGAAGGACTCTGGTTACAGTCACACTTTCCATCATTATCTCCAATAAGTTTCAACTGGTACTGAATACTCTTCATAAGACTGGCATTCCTTGAACAGGATTTTTGGCAGCTCCCGCCTGATGTCAGGATTGAAGTCAATATTGCCGCAATGGCGATAGCATTAACAAagctacaaaaaaaaagtattttgttattgaaaaaatatagCCTGTTTCTAAGTTTGTCTTaacaagtttttgaaatttgcTAACCCCCTGCTTGAATAGGTTCCTATATAGCCAGTTCTCAAAAAGTTATTGACATGCGGTAAAGCAGTTTGAGTGCGTTTGTACATCTGGGAGTGCTTGATCATGTGTAATAAAGTAAGGAATATGTGATCCAAATTTTGGATCTTAATGATATTGTTTACCCATTTTATTCACGTCGAATgcgtttttttgggtttttttcttaaacaataaatgGCATCAAATGAAACTctcattaaaacaaattaaaggtTAATAGCATGATTAATAATTAACTAATACATAGCTTTGCTATGAAGCAAAATCTTAATCGCTCGATACCAAAACAAACAACTGTTGACGCTTGTTTGGTGCATGCACATTGAAATTCCAACAAACTTAGTGTTTCCCCTTGACAAAAATGATAGTTAGACGCATAGAATATTAAGCAGaaagttttaatgttttctcTTCCTTAATAGAGGGGCGAAAACTATATAAATTattgttcaatatatatatttcaataacaaatataaaaaaatcatgcgcttaaggatgtacacctatGAGGAGCCAAAagtttctagaattaaacttttgttcttaacctgatttttggctTTATTTTagtgtaaacaagaatgtgtcctaagtacacggatgccccacttgcactatcaatTTCCATGTCCAATGGACTGTGAAATaggataaaaaatctaaatttgcaataaatttagaaagatcataccatatggaacatgtgtactaagtttcaagttgtttggtcttcaacttcatcaaaaatttaacctgaaactcgcactttcatttctatgttcagtggaccgtgaaattggggtcaaaagtctaatttggctataaaattagaaagatcatatcataagcaacaagtgtactaagtttcaagttgattggacttcagcttcatcaaaaactaccttgaccaaaaactttaacctgaaactcgcactttcacttctatgttcagtggaccgtgaaatttgggtcaaaagtcttatttggctttaaaattagaaagatcatatcataagcaaccagtatactaagtttcaagttgattggacttcagcttcatcaaaaactaccttgaccaaaaactttaacctgaaactcgcactttcatttctatgttcagtggaccgtgaaattggggtcaaaagtctaattttgctttaaaattagaaagatcatatcataagcaaccagtatactaagtttcaagttgattggacttcagcttcatcaaaaactaccttgaccaaaaactttaacctgaagcgggacgaacgaacgaacggacgaacggacggacgaacgaacgaacggagacacagaccagaaaacataatgccccatctactatcgtaggtggggcataaaaataattggtgaagacaAAAAACATATAGTGGTGttcttctttttttgctacaacCCTTTGAAAGTACCCAACTTTGATAATTTTCCCAATTTTCATAAGTTTTTTGCCCATTTTtattgggctattatcgtgagaaaaaaaatcacagttccactgttcatactttcaataaagatgaagtggaccaatctgaatacaTTTAACGTAAgtaaactataggtaggtgttaatataagaaagttttgtcttattttgatgctttttcgcggcaaatttaccatgctgtcaattttgtcaatttttgatttttttctgttttaagaacaaaatgcatatgatCTCaggtttttgttataaataattgaaaaaaatacataactaagtaattttaaaagacaaaaaagataTGGGATGTACACGTTTCTGgtaaatcattttttgtaccccTCCCCTATTTTCTCAAATTTTGGCTAAATAGACTTAGGCGatggtaataaaatttgaaaatttaattactcAAATACTGCTGATTGTAAATACCCGTTTTTTCTCAGAGTTTTAGTTCGATTATGATATATAATAGATTCATtgctattttccacttgtatcacatatttaggaaataaaactcaggtttttgttataaataattgaaaaaaatacataactaagtaattttaaaagacaaaagagATATGGGATGTACACGTGTCTGgtaaatcattttttgtaccccTCCCCTATTTTCTCAAATTTTGGCTAAATAGACTTAGGCTAtggtaaaaaaatttgaaaatttaattactcAAATACTGCTGATTGTAAATACCCGTTTTTCACAGAGTTTAGTTCGATTATGATAAATAATAGATTCATtgctattttccacttgtatcacatatttaggaaataataccagaacgagatttcaacgagactgaaacgtgCTGCTACCACGAAAATAGTGCTAAGTAAATATTTAACGGTGAATAAGAAACGctgaaacaaatatgtaaataataGATGAAAATAAAGAGTGTGtcttaaattttgatattatgaaagaagaagaataaaaaatattgtatacagGTATTGGACGACACggattatcataaaaaaaaaacgtttactaagcgttgtcccatgtaacaagcTCGAAACATAAAATTCGAAAAATTCTCTAAATTTTCACACAACTCTTAGTAATTTTGCATGAACgttctatgacgtgatatatATTTCAGTAATGGTTTGCATGGCTGCCTCCATCTAtaacttgcatatatatattttgaaagaatCTGATGAACGTCTCAAGGGAAATTTAGTTAAGAAGCTTGAAATATTtcagttgaaaaatatttttttaacatataatcTATAAAATTGTATGCACGATAGTTTCGTACTATGTGCAAGCTCCAAAATcacaaattatcaaataaattgaGCAACTTATTCAATTCAAATCAATAGGATTGCAATGTCTTGCAGAAATGTCCGAAATAAACTTTGATGCCTTCACAAAAACTTTTAAGGCTAATAACAGAAAGTTAATTTCGTGAAGAAAATTTTTTCGGCTTtgaaaattatatacaaataaaaagtacTTAAAAAGTTGTAATTGGAACACCGAATTGTTTTACCATTACAGGCCATCTATAAAAAGTACGGAtcaatgaaaatgtcttgcaaggttGTCCTTTTACGTGAAGTTGACGCTGCCGCAAGCGTAATACGTCAGGGACGGTATGAACTGCATTCGCAAGTTCATTCCTCTACTTACTTTAAATGTCATACTTTCGACAAAACGAAATTATTCACAGATTGCAAAAATTGCACACCTATGAGAACATCAAAACTAAAGTAATAAAACTTAAGTATCATAAGCATATGTATTGTCTCTTTTACCACCGCTAGATTAAACTAATATTCGATGAAGTTAGAATATATATAATGCAAAGCTATTCCCCCAAACAGCACAAACATACTGACATTAAATCTAATATCAATTATAAAATCACATTAGAATGGAATCACACGGCATTTTATACTTTTGTGTAATATTTAACATTAagtcaacaacaaaacaacactTGAAAATAGTGCTCGTTTCTAATTTAACGTAATTTTTCTGTTAAACCAAATGGTATTAAAATCTGACGTTGCGTCTTTATGGTTGTTATCTCTTTTTGTTTACTTACTTCATTTTGAATCCTCGGTTTTGATTAATAAAAGCACGTGCCTTACTTTGGTTGTTTTCTTTACTTATACATACATTGAAGTTGAAGTTCACTTGAAAACATtgtatatcatcatgatcatgcaATCCAGATATCAAAATGGTTAATCGAAATCCATTTTTGGCAAgagtttttaaaaacaaacagcTGTTACACTTTCCGATAATTGCAAGTCACGACAAAAAATAGGTTAGATTTCTtctgaacaaattataaaattattgctAATATTTATACTGTAAAGTACTAAATATATATCCTTATATTATGGTATGCCTCGTAAAGAgcaaataggggggggggggctcaatTAAAACTTTAATGCGGAGGACTGGAGTCATTTAATTATTTATGTCTCTTTGGGTTATGCCTAGAATCACAGCGAACGCctccttttatttaaaatcattaatAGATTTcggtttttgttattatttagttttgctactgtttttttttaaggttatCCGAATACCATAAGGTACACAAAATAACGCACGATATAATTTGAATAAACTTTAGAAAAATCAACTACTAAGGTCCCAATTGTTTTGAAGCAGCTATTTTGTATGTGTCCCATAGtcgataaaattaagaatggaaatggggaatgtgtcaaagagacaacaacccaaccacagaacagaaaacagcccaaggccaccaatggattgtcaatgaagcgagaaactcccgcacccggaggagtccttcagctggcccctaaacaaatatgttgatagttcagtgataatggacgtcttactaaactccgaatcatacacaagaaactaaaattaaaatcatacaagactaacaaaggccagagattGCTTGTCATATTTGATAAtaataactttattttcaaaatacatcCATATGGGTCAAGCAAACACCAATGTAAATATATAGTACAGAAAGTAAAGAACTAcaaatttaacataaaaacataGTTATAAATGGTAATGTAACCTTTGATGGACATTCTTGCAATTCTAAAGATTGCTTTATAAAGTCATCAACTTTTGTCAAAAGCTCAGATTCAGGATTTAAAAAGTTGTTAAAGCTTTATAAGTGGTTGATAATAAATATAATCCATGTTTAtataataatctttaaaaataagcaatCTCTTAAAGTTCAGTTCAGTTTGCAAtatactatagaaaaaaaacggTATTCATCATCAAGTTTAttacaaaaatgcatttttttctcatCCACGAAatttggtacccacgaaaataaatgaatccacagaaaaTTATCTAACAAACATACGAATAAATATGACAAAGGCAATAACAAAAGGTTGGTTATTGGTTGATTTACTTCCAGTGACAAATCTATACTACTACAATAACGCAACGTCCCAAGCCAGGTTGTCGGCTCTCCGGACTTTCCCAAAGTTCTGCGTTTAACAttgattagatataggaagatgtggtgtgagtgccaatgagacaactctccatccaataaccatatataaaagtaaaccattatacggTTAATGAGCTTCAGTCCTTGCTAGGAAGTTGACAATATCGAGGTCCAATTTGCTAGCCGGAATGACGTGAAAACGATGCTTTAAAGAATtcaagaaggacgaaagataccaaagggacagtcaatttcataaatcgaaaataaactgacaacgccatggctaaaaatgaaaaagacaaacagacagacaatagtacacatcacaaaacatagaaaactaaagaataaacaatacgagccccaccaaaaactaggggtgatatcaggtgcttcggaatggtaagcagatcctgctccacatgtggtacccgtcgtgttccttatgtgataaaaaaaatccggtaaatagtttaattcggtaggtcacattcatgaaagggaaggggattgtatttacgacgtaaggaacatatcctatatcatttgtgaaacggttattccataacggtcaaccaattcgtgttggcgtccgtaaaatttacgaagggatgatttcaacttcaccatttggaccTCTTGGTTCAATAgcctccttgtgagcagcaaccctctatcaagaaaatcatgataggaaatgcaagcacgggaatatcgtatcaatttggagatatataccccgtatgcaggtgctgcttgaatgttgctactttATAAATAACTATaagaataaaattaagaatatttatttaattcaagTGCCCATTTCagagcatatacatatataaatatatggtttacttttttaatttgttatttggatggagagttgtctcattggcactcatgccacatcttcctatatctatgtaatatTAATTATACAGTAACTTTAAAGGTATAGGACAATGGTGAtgataaaaaaattgcaccattcCAGACCCTTAATTTTTCACATAATTAACGTTATCAATAATAATCAAGTTCTAGAGACCATATGCCGTATATCTAGGTCCGCACGTATAGGTCAACTTTGACCTTCACCAAAGAGCAAAAACGATACCTTATAGTTTGCGAATTTTTATGAAACATTATGAATCATTAAAAGAATTCAATTATGAAGACATAATGAATAGACAAAAGTGTTCAAATATTCAGGCcaacaaaaaaaagttaatgaCCATTTATTTGATCATCATAAATGAAACTTAAAACCAGCGTTCGAATTTTGATCTATGCCATATATTTACCAGCCATCAGATAGCCTAGtattcagcacttctgtgttgacttgagttatcattgatatgttaatagttataaattgactgttaacaaaactttttaaatactaaggcttttctacctcaggaatagattatcgtagctgtttttggcaaaacctttGGGAATTTTGGTTTTGaatgctcttcaatttcttactttatttgatgtttttaacatttttttattcgagcgtcactgatgagtcttttgtagacgaaacgcgcgaatggagtaaatataaaatttcaatcctggtatctatgatgagtttatatatggTTAATTTATAAATACTACGTCAGTATTTTCATGTTCTGTGAAATAACtaaaaaacataatgccttttgttttcaaaaacttatcttacattttctttattttttaattctattgCCAAATATTTCTGACGGTAACATTCAAACAGATAACATATAAACATTATATgaacacaaacaaattaaaaaataaaacaaaaacaaacccaTAGTAAAACATATCGCTTAAAACGTGTTTACATAAGTTAAGAAGCAAAGCAaactataattaaaaaccaattgttcagagaacaattgaaggtctttccacatcaaagagaTTTTGAAAAGAAGCTAGTTTCTTTATACTGATGCGATACATACGTGGTTTCGATATACTTTTGAGTGAAATAAGGGAAATAATTTGCTAATTCCGGTGAAGTAAATGTCTCttctggtctcatatgatagcttctttcac
Proteins encoded:
- the LOC143058127 gene encoding cerebellin-3-like, whose translation is MNFVNAIAIAAILTSILTSGGSCQKSCSRNASLMKSIQYQLKLIGDNDGKCDCNQSPSTPSSGKVGFLVSNSGTLQKIDDGSVVMYDTVSTNLGGGYDKSTGMFTAPVEGLYYFTWTVLTPPGKSFYTQLLLNDTVVARNHAGALGISTHMPSSQSAVLQMKKNNKVSIRVYRGGLIMYGDKWSTFSGFKL